A stretch of Gossypium hirsutum isolate 1008001.06 chromosome A06, Gossypium_hirsutum_v2.1, whole genome shotgun sequence DNA encodes these proteins:
- the LOC107887243 gene encoding CRM-domain containing factor CFM3, chloroplastic/mitochondrial isoform X3 has product MALSPFPVTHQACVLSSSHSLYYLILQTKTQNNSFRALKFKSYCVSHQTIKVGIDISKKKRKPKPSFLYQIKDKWSQKPIISTREKLPWQEKEELEEQEEVQKEQTFEATASETESDEDPRVEASDQVSFPLPSRVIAAPWSHGRKFNELHFDFVPESPEFESQIEVSFANEKPIDFVGDRIEKPELLDEEISFNKQKPTLSAHRKIAAVEGINEVVSSRQNLEVSTNGSNEGGSIEGDGKSGKKKSNTEMAERMIPEHELRRLRNFALRMVERTKVGAAGITQALVEHIHERWKLDEVIKLKFEEPLSLNMKRTHEVLEKRTGGLVIWRAGGSVVLYRGMAYKLHCVQSYSGQDQADTSALDVITTNTENMVVKDCVRTEESFMPSSSEYLKDLSKEELMDLCELNHLLDELGPRYKDWSGREPLPVDADLLPPVVPGYQPPFRRLPYGVRHCLKDCEMTTFRRLARSMPPHFALGRNRELQGLAQAIVKLWERTAIAKIAVKRGVENTRNERMAEELKRFTGGTLLSRNKEFIVFYRGNDFLPPVVTNTLKEMQKSRNLLQEEEEEARGRALALVGSNVKASTLPLVAGTLAETTAATSCWGHQPSPDEVEEMKRNSALTQQASLVRHLEKKLAHAKGKLTKANKALAKVQEHLDPTDLPTDLETLSEEERILFRKIGLSMKPYLLLGKRGVYDGTIENMHLHWKYRELVKILVKRESLAQVKHIAISLEAESGGVLVSLDKTTKGYAIIIYRGKNYLRPLEMRPKNLLTKRQALARSVELQRSEALKHHISDLQEKIELMKSELK; this is encoded by the exons ATGGCGCTCTCACCATTTCCTGTAACTCATCAAGCGTGCGTATTATCATCTTCACATTCTCTTTACTATCTTATTTTGCAAACCAAGACCCAGAATAACAGTTTCAGAGcactcaaattcaaatcttattGTGTTTCTCATCAAACAATAAAGGTTGGTATTGATATAAGTAAGAAGAAGAGGAAGCCCAAGCCAAGTTTTTTGTACCAAATTAAGGATAAATGGTCTCAAAAACCAATCATTTCCACTAGAGAGAAGTTGCCATGGCAAGAAAAAGAGGAACTTGAAGAACAAGAAGAAGTTCAAAAAGAGCAGACTTTTGAGGCGACCGCATCTGAGACAGAAAGTGATGAAGACCCACGAGTGGAAGCGAGTGACCAAGTGAGTTTTCCTTTGCCGAGTCGGGTAATTGCTGCTCCTTGGTCTCATGGACGCAAATTTAATGAACTCCATTTTGATTTTGTTCCTGAAAGTCCAGAATTTGAGTCTCAAATAGAAGTTAGTTTTGCTAATGAGAAACCAATTGATTTCGTTGGCGACCGAATTGAAAAACCCGAACTTTTAGATGAGGAAATTAGCTTTAATAAGCAAAAGCCTACATTATCAGCACACAGAAAGATTGCAGCTGTTGAGGGCATAAACGAGGTAGTTTCCTCCAGGCAGAATTTGGAGGTTTCTACTAATGGTAGTAACGAGGGTGGTTCAATTGAAGGAGATGGCAAGAGCGGTAAGAAGAAGAGCAACACAGAGATGGCAGAGAGGATGATACCTGAGCATGAATTGCGGAGGCTAAGGAATTTTGCGCTGAGGATGGTGGAGAGGACTAAAGTTGGAGCTGCAGGTATCACACAGGCGTTAGTTGAGCACATTCATGAGAGATGGAAGTTGGATGAGGTGATCAAGTTGAAGTTTGAAGAGCCTCTTTCTCTTAACATGAAGCGTACACACGAGGTTTTGGAG AAAAGAACTGGAGGGTTGGTTATATGGAGAGCAGGTGGCTCAGTGGTGTTATATAGGGGCATGGCCTACAAGCTTCACTGTGTTCAATCGTATTCCGGGCAGGATCAGGCTGATACAAGTGCTTTGGATGTTATAACTACTAACACAGAAAATATGGTAGTTAAGGACTGTGTTAGGACCGAGGAGTCCTTCATGCCTTCTTCTTCGGAATATTTGAAGGATCTATCTAAAGAAGAGCTCATGGATTTGTGTGAACTCAACCATTTGTTAGATGAACTAGGTCCACGATATAAAGATTGGTCAGGTCGAGAACCGTTGCCTGTTGATGCGGACTTGCTTCCACCTGTTGTTCCTGGGTATCAACCCCCATTCAGACGCCTTCCTTATGGGGTAAGACATTGTTTGAAGGATTGTGAAATGACTACTTTCCGTAGACTTGCGAGGTCAATGCCTCCACATTTTGCCTTAG GAAGAAATAGGGAACTGCAAGGTTTGGCACAGGCTATTGTGAAGTTATGGGAAAGAACTGCAATTGCTAAGATAGCCGTTAAACGTGGAGtagaaaatacacgcaatgaaaGAATGGCTGAAGAGCTTAAG CGATTCACAGGGGGGACATTGCTTTCCAGAAACAAGGAATTTATTGTATTTTACAGGGGCAATGATTTCTTGCCACCTGTTGTAACAAATACATTGAAAGAGATGCAAAAGTCCAGAAATCTTCTGCAAGAGGAGGAAGAGGAAGCACGAGGGAGGGCCCTAGCCTTGGTTGGATCTAATGTAAAAGCTTCTACACTTCCTTTGGTTGCCGGCACTCTCGCAGAAACCACTGCTGCAACCTCTTGCTGGGGGCACCAACCAAGCCCCGATGAAGTGGAGGAAATGAAGAGAAATTCAGCATTGACTCAACAGGCTTCACTAGTCAGACATCTTGAGAAGAAACTAGCTCAT GCTAAAGGGAAGTTGACAAAGGCCAATAAAGCTTTAGCTAAAGTGCAGGAGCATCTCGATCCCACAGATCTCCCAACTGATTTGGAAACGTTGAGTGAAGAGGAGAGAATTTTATTTCGTAAGATTGGTCTGAGTATGAAACCCTACTTGCTTTTAG GAAAACGAGGAGTTTATGATGGTACAATAGAAAACATGCACCTCCATTGGAAATACCGAGAGTTGGTAAAGATACTTGTGAAAAGAGAAAGTTTGGCCCAAGTGAAGCATATTGCAATTTCGTTGGAGGCCGAGAGTGGTGGGGTGCTAGTATCTTTAGATAAAACTACAAAAGGCTATGCTATTATAATCTATCGAGGAAAAAACTACTTGCGTCCTCTTGAAATGAGGCCAAAGAATTTATTGACAAAAAGGCAGGCATTAGCTCGATCAGTTGAACTTCAGAGATCTGAG GCACTGAAGCATCACATCTCAGACTTACAGGAAAAAATTGAGCTAATGAAATCAGAGCTG AAATGA
- the LOC107887245 gene encoding cytokinin dehydrogenase 3 has product MAVALPSFFTAIMIMSRLMAFIGISKNNDMSSKLQALDIAPKVSHDPSAIESASQDFGHIVKAAPQAVLLPSSPRDIASLVNFSYSNSVPFSIAARGNSHSLNGQAMAKNGVVIDMTSMKSGNGTGIRIASDGSYVDVGGQQLWIDVLNATLGLGLTPVSWTDYLYLTVGGTLSNAGISGQTFRYGPQISNVYEIDVITGTADFVTCSPNNNSDLFYAALGGLGQFGIITRARIPLEPAPKRVKWVRMLYTDFLDFTRDQELLISKNGRNDNKALNYLEGSLLLDQGSLDNWRSSFFPPQDQPKIISLITKFRIVYCLEIVKHYDSQTKTTVDKDLQQLLKGLSYLPRFMFEKDAKYEEFLNRVHSEELKLKAKGLWDVPHPWVNLFIPKSKISDFNDGVFKSIVLKRNITTGPVLVYPMNRKKWDDRMSAVIPDEEIFYTVGLLQSSGFDDWRTFEDQNKEILQFCEKAGIKVKQYLPHYTTKVGWVNHFGSKWSTFQKRKLQFDPKLLLSPGQRIFNNNQ; this is encoded by the exons atggctGTCGCTTTGCCATCATTTTTCACAGCTATAATGATTATGAGCCGTTTGATGGCCTTTATAGGGATATCGAAGAACAATGATATGTCCTCTAAACTCCAAGCCCTTGATATTGCACCCAAAGTCTCTCATGATCCTTCAGCCATTGAATCAGCCTCTCAAGATTTTGGTCACATAGTAAAAGCCGCTCCCCAAGCTGTTCTGCTCCCTTCTTCCCCTCGGGACATTGCTTCCCTTGTAAATTTCAGTTACAGTAATTCGGTTCCTTTCAGCATAGCAGCCAGAGGGAACAGCCACTCCCTCAATGGCCAAGCCATGGCAAAAAACGGGGTCGTTATTGACATGACGTCAATGAAGAGCGGGAATGGAACCGGAATCAGAATCGCGAGTGACGGGTCTTATGTGGATGTTGGCGGCCAACAGCTTTGGATTGACGTGCTGAATGCGACATTGGGACTTGGGCTTACGCCCGTTTCCTGGACAGATTATTTGTACTTAACCGTAGGTGGAACGCTCTCCAATGCCGGAATCAGTGGACAAACCTTTCGATACGGTCCTCAGATCAGTAACGTTTATGAAATAGATGTTATAACAG GCACAGCTGATTTTGTGACTTGCTCTCCAAACAACAACTCCGATCTCTTCTATGCTGCTCTTGGAGGCTTAGGCCAGTTTGGTATAATAACAAGAGCTAGGATTCCACTTGAGCCAGCACCAAAACgg GTTAAGTGGGTACGAATGTTGTACACTGATTTCTTAGATTTTACTAGAGACCAAGAGCTTTTGATCTCCAAGAATGGAAGGAATGACAATAAAGCACTAAATTATTTGGAAGGTTCACTTCTACTGGATCAAGGTTCTTTAGATAACTGGAGATCCTCCTTTTTCCCACCCCAAGATCAACCCAAAATTATCTCCTTGATAACCAAATTTCGCATTGTTTACTGTCTTGAAATTGTCAAGCACTATGATAGTCAAACCAAAACCACTGTGGACAAG GATCTGCAGCAGCTTCTGAAAGGCTTGAGCTACTTGCCTCGATTTATGTTCGAAAAAGATGCCAAATATGAAGAGTTCTTGAATAGAGTCCATAGTGAAGAGCTGAAGCTTAAAGCAAAAGGACTATGGGATGTTCCACATCCATGGGTGAATCTTTTTATACCCAAATCCAAGATATCAGATTTCAATGATGGTGTTTTCAAGAGCATTGTCCTTAAAAGAAACATTACTACTGGACCTGTCCTTGTTTACCCCATGAACAGAAAAAA ATGGGATGATAGGATGTCAGCTGTTATACCAGATGAAGAAATTTTCTACACAGTGGGGTTATTGCAATCAAGTGGATTTGATGATTGGAGAACTTTTGAGGATCAAAATAAGGAAATATTGCAGTTTTGTGAAAAGGCTGGCATCAAGGTTAAGCAGTATCTTCCTCATTACACAACTAAGGTAGGTTGGGTCAATCACTTTGGCTCAAAATGGAGCACTTTTCAGAAGAGAAAACTTCAGTTTGATCCAAAATTGTTATTATCTCCAGGGCAGAGAATTTTCAATAACAATCAATAA
- the LOC107887243 gene encoding CRM-domain containing factor CFM3, chloroplastic/mitochondrial isoform X2: protein MALSPFPVTHQACVLSSSHSLYYLILQTKTQNNSFRALKFKSYCVSHQTIKVGIDISKKKRKPKPSFLYQIKDKWSQKPIISTREKLPWQEKEELEEQEEVQKEQTFEATASETESDEDPRVEASDQVSFPLPSRVIAAPWSHGRKFNELHFDFVPESPEFESQIEVSFANEKPIDFVGDRIEKPELLDEEISFNKQKPTLSAHRKIAAVEGINEVVSSRQNLEVSTNGSNEGGSIEGDGKSGKKKSNTEMAERMIPEHELRRLRNFALRMVERTKVGAAGITQALVEHIHERWKLDEVIKLKFEEPLSLNMKRTHEVLEKRTGGLVIWRAGGSVVLYRGMAYKLHCVQSYSGQDQADTSALDVITTNTENMVVKDCVRTEESFMPSSSEYLKDLSKEELMDLCELNHLLDELGPRYKDWSGREPLPVDADLLPPVVPGYQPPFRRLPYGVRHCLKDCEMTTFRRLARSMPPHFALGRNRELQGLAQAIVKLWERTAIAKIAVKRGVENTRNERMAEELKRFTGGTLLSRNKEFIVFYRGNDFLPPVVTNTLKEMQKSRNLLQEEEEEARGRALALVGSNVKASTLPLVAGTLAETTAATSCWGHQPSPDEVEEMKRNSALTQQASLVRHLEKKLAHAKGKLTKANKALAKVQEHLDPTDLPTDLETLSEEERILFRKIGLSMKPYLLLGKRGVYDGTIENMHLHWKYRELVKILVKRESLAQVKHIAISLEAESGGVLVSLDKTTKGYAIIIYRGKNYLRPLEMRPKNLLTKRQALARSVELQRSEALKHHISDLQEKIELMKSELEEMKAGNEVGAVNTPYSRLNEALLSDEDIEEEDWEDEYMESYGSGNDDDDDKQKERPV, encoded by the exons ATGGCGCTCTCACCATTTCCTGTAACTCATCAAGCGTGCGTATTATCATCTTCACATTCTCTTTACTATCTTATTTTGCAAACCAAGACCCAGAATAACAGTTTCAGAGcactcaaattcaaatcttattGTGTTTCTCATCAAACAATAAAGGTTGGTATTGATATAAGTAAGAAGAAGAGGAAGCCCAAGCCAAGTTTTTTGTACCAAATTAAGGATAAATGGTCTCAAAAACCAATCATTTCCACTAGAGAGAAGTTGCCATGGCAAGAAAAAGAGGAACTTGAAGAACAAGAAGAAGTTCAAAAAGAGCAGACTTTTGAGGCGACCGCATCTGAGACAGAAAGTGATGAAGACCCACGAGTGGAAGCGAGTGACCAAGTGAGTTTTCCTTTGCCGAGTCGGGTAATTGCTGCTCCTTGGTCTCATGGACGCAAATTTAATGAACTCCATTTTGATTTTGTTCCTGAAAGTCCAGAATTTGAGTCTCAAATAGAAGTTAGTTTTGCTAATGAGAAACCAATTGATTTCGTTGGCGACCGAATTGAAAAACCCGAACTTTTAGATGAGGAAATTAGCTTTAATAAGCAAAAGCCTACATTATCAGCACACAGAAAGATTGCAGCTGTTGAGGGCATAAACGAGGTAGTTTCCTCCAGGCAGAATTTGGAGGTTTCTACTAATGGTAGTAACGAGGGTGGTTCAATTGAAGGAGATGGCAAGAGCGGTAAGAAGAAGAGCAACACAGAGATGGCAGAGAGGATGATACCTGAGCATGAATTGCGGAGGCTAAGGAATTTTGCGCTGAGGATGGTGGAGAGGACTAAAGTTGGAGCTGCAGGTATCACACAGGCGTTAGTTGAGCACATTCATGAGAGATGGAAGTTGGATGAGGTGATCAAGTTGAAGTTTGAAGAGCCTCTTTCTCTTAACATGAAGCGTACACACGAGGTTTTGGAG AAAAGAACTGGAGGGTTGGTTATATGGAGAGCAGGTGGCTCAGTGGTGTTATATAGGGGCATGGCCTACAAGCTTCACTGTGTTCAATCGTATTCCGGGCAGGATCAGGCTGATACAAGTGCTTTGGATGTTATAACTACTAACACAGAAAATATGGTAGTTAAGGACTGTGTTAGGACCGAGGAGTCCTTCATGCCTTCTTCTTCGGAATATTTGAAGGATCTATCTAAAGAAGAGCTCATGGATTTGTGTGAACTCAACCATTTGTTAGATGAACTAGGTCCACGATATAAAGATTGGTCAGGTCGAGAACCGTTGCCTGTTGATGCGGACTTGCTTCCACCTGTTGTTCCTGGGTATCAACCCCCATTCAGACGCCTTCCTTATGGGGTAAGACATTGTTTGAAGGATTGTGAAATGACTACTTTCCGTAGACTTGCGAGGTCAATGCCTCCACATTTTGCCTTAG GAAGAAATAGGGAACTGCAAGGTTTGGCACAGGCTATTGTGAAGTTATGGGAAAGAACTGCAATTGCTAAGATAGCCGTTAAACGTGGAGtagaaaatacacgcaatgaaaGAATGGCTGAAGAGCTTAAG CGATTCACAGGGGGGACATTGCTTTCCAGAAACAAGGAATTTATTGTATTTTACAGGGGCAATGATTTCTTGCCACCTGTTGTAACAAATACATTGAAAGAGATGCAAAAGTCCAGAAATCTTCTGCAAGAGGAGGAAGAGGAAGCACGAGGGAGGGCCCTAGCCTTGGTTGGATCTAATGTAAAAGCTTCTACACTTCCTTTGGTTGCCGGCACTCTCGCAGAAACCACTGCTGCAACCTCTTGCTGGGGGCACCAACCAAGCCCCGATGAAGTGGAGGAAATGAAGAGAAATTCAGCATTGACTCAACAGGCTTCACTAGTCAGACATCTTGAGAAGAAACTAGCTCAT GCTAAAGGGAAGTTGACAAAGGCCAATAAAGCTTTAGCTAAAGTGCAGGAGCATCTCGATCCCACAGATCTCCCAACTGATTTGGAAACGTTGAGTGAAGAGGAGAGAATTTTATTTCGTAAGATTGGTCTGAGTATGAAACCCTACTTGCTTTTAG GAAAACGAGGAGTTTATGATGGTACAATAGAAAACATGCACCTCCATTGGAAATACCGAGAGTTGGTAAAGATACTTGTGAAAAGAGAAAGTTTGGCCCAAGTGAAGCATATTGCAATTTCGTTGGAGGCCGAGAGTGGTGGGGTGCTAGTATCTTTAGATAAAACTACAAAAGGCTATGCTATTATAATCTATCGAGGAAAAAACTACTTGCGTCCTCTTGAAATGAGGCCAAAGAATTTATTGACAAAAAGGCAGGCATTAGCTCGATCAGTTGAACTTCAGAGATCTGAG GCACTGAAGCATCACATCTCAGACTTACAGGAAAAAATTGAGCTAATGAAATCAGAGCTG GAAGAAATGAAAGCTGGGAATGAGGTTGGTGCCGTAAATACTCCATACTCAAGGTTGAATGAAGCTCTACTTTCTGATGAGGATATTGAAGAG GAAGACTGGGAAGATGAATATATGGAATCATATGGCAGCggcaatgatgatgatgatgataagcAAAAGGAAAGACCAGTTTAG
- the LOC107887243 gene encoding CRM-domain containing factor CFM3, chloroplastic/mitochondrial isoform X1 — translation MALSPFPVTHQACVLSSSHSLYYLILQTKTQNNSFRALKFKSYCVSHQTIKVGIDISKKKRKPKPSFLYQIKDKWSQKPIISTREKLPWQEKEELEEQEEVQKEQTFEATASETESDEDPRVEASDQVSFPLPSRVIAAPWSHGRKFNELHFDFVPESPEFESQIEVSFANEKPIDFVGDRIEKPELLDEEISFNKQKPTLSAHRKIAAVEGINEVVSSRQNLEVSTNGSNEGGSIEGDGKSGKKKSNTEMAERMIPEHELRRLRNFALRMVERTKVGAAGITQALVEHIHERWKLDEVIKLKFEEPLSLNMKRTHEVLEKRTGGLVIWRAGGSVVLYRGMAYKLHCVQSYSGQDQADTSALDVITTNTENMVVKDCVRTEESFMPSSSEYLKDLSKEELMDLCELNHLLDELGPRYKDWSGREPLPVDADLLPPVVPGYQPPFRRLPYGVRHCLKDCEMTTFRRLARSMPPHFALGRNRELQGLAQAIVKLWERTAIAKIAVKRGVENTRNERMAEELKRFTGGTLLSRNKEFIVFYRGNDFLPPVVTNTLKEMQKSRNLLQEEEEEARGRALALVGSNVKASTLPLVAGTLAETTAATSCWGHQPSPDEVEEMKRNSALTQQASLVRHLEKKLAHAKGKLTKANKALAKVQEHLDPTDLPTDLETLSEEERILFRKIGLSMKPYLLLGKRGVYDGTIENMHLHWKYRELVKILVKRESLAQVKHIAISLEAESGGVLVSLDKTTKGYAIIIYRGKNYLRPLEMRPKNLLTKRQALARSVELQRSEALKHHISDLQEKIELMKSELEEMKAGNEVGAVNTPYSRLNEALLSDEDIEETGKMNIWNHMAAAMMMMMISKRKDQFSSYSTRSEPGVPATADFLIKANALTFQLLSQGKIIYRNGLSLDVAF, via the exons ATGGCGCTCTCACCATTTCCTGTAACTCATCAAGCGTGCGTATTATCATCTTCACATTCTCTTTACTATCTTATTTTGCAAACCAAGACCCAGAATAACAGTTTCAGAGcactcaaattcaaatcttattGTGTTTCTCATCAAACAATAAAGGTTGGTATTGATATAAGTAAGAAGAAGAGGAAGCCCAAGCCAAGTTTTTTGTACCAAATTAAGGATAAATGGTCTCAAAAACCAATCATTTCCACTAGAGAGAAGTTGCCATGGCAAGAAAAAGAGGAACTTGAAGAACAAGAAGAAGTTCAAAAAGAGCAGACTTTTGAGGCGACCGCATCTGAGACAGAAAGTGATGAAGACCCACGAGTGGAAGCGAGTGACCAAGTGAGTTTTCCTTTGCCGAGTCGGGTAATTGCTGCTCCTTGGTCTCATGGACGCAAATTTAATGAACTCCATTTTGATTTTGTTCCTGAAAGTCCAGAATTTGAGTCTCAAATAGAAGTTAGTTTTGCTAATGAGAAACCAATTGATTTCGTTGGCGACCGAATTGAAAAACCCGAACTTTTAGATGAGGAAATTAGCTTTAATAAGCAAAAGCCTACATTATCAGCACACAGAAAGATTGCAGCTGTTGAGGGCATAAACGAGGTAGTTTCCTCCAGGCAGAATTTGGAGGTTTCTACTAATGGTAGTAACGAGGGTGGTTCAATTGAAGGAGATGGCAAGAGCGGTAAGAAGAAGAGCAACACAGAGATGGCAGAGAGGATGATACCTGAGCATGAATTGCGGAGGCTAAGGAATTTTGCGCTGAGGATGGTGGAGAGGACTAAAGTTGGAGCTGCAGGTATCACACAGGCGTTAGTTGAGCACATTCATGAGAGATGGAAGTTGGATGAGGTGATCAAGTTGAAGTTTGAAGAGCCTCTTTCTCTTAACATGAAGCGTACACACGAGGTTTTGGAG AAAAGAACTGGAGGGTTGGTTATATGGAGAGCAGGTGGCTCAGTGGTGTTATATAGGGGCATGGCCTACAAGCTTCACTGTGTTCAATCGTATTCCGGGCAGGATCAGGCTGATACAAGTGCTTTGGATGTTATAACTACTAACACAGAAAATATGGTAGTTAAGGACTGTGTTAGGACCGAGGAGTCCTTCATGCCTTCTTCTTCGGAATATTTGAAGGATCTATCTAAAGAAGAGCTCATGGATTTGTGTGAACTCAACCATTTGTTAGATGAACTAGGTCCACGATATAAAGATTGGTCAGGTCGAGAACCGTTGCCTGTTGATGCGGACTTGCTTCCACCTGTTGTTCCTGGGTATCAACCCCCATTCAGACGCCTTCCTTATGGGGTAAGACATTGTTTGAAGGATTGTGAAATGACTACTTTCCGTAGACTTGCGAGGTCAATGCCTCCACATTTTGCCTTAG GAAGAAATAGGGAACTGCAAGGTTTGGCACAGGCTATTGTGAAGTTATGGGAAAGAACTGCAATTGCTAAGATAGCCGTTAAACGTGGAGtagaaaatacacgcaatgaaaGAATGGCTGAAGAGCTTAAG CGATTCACAGGGGGGACATTGCTTTCCAGAAACAAGGAATTTATTGTATTTTACAGGGGCAATGATTTCTTGCCACCTGTTGTAACAAATACATTGAAAGAGATGCAAAAGTCCAGAAATCTTCTGCAAGAGGAGGAAGAGGAAGCACGAGGGAGGGCCCTAGCCTTGGTTGGATCTAATGTAAAAGCTTCTACACTTCCTTTGGTTGCCGGCACTCTCGCAGAAACCACTGCTGCAACCTCTTGCTGGGGGCACCAACCAAGCCCCGATGAAGTGGAGGAAATGAAGAGAAATTCAGCATTGACTCAACAGGCTTCACTAGTCAGACATCTTGAGAAGAAACTAGCTCAT GCTAAAGGGAAGTTGACAAAGGCCAATAAAGCTTTAGCTAAAGTGCAGGAGCATCTCGATCCCACAGATCTCCCAACTGATTTGGAAACGTTGAGTGAAGAGGAGAGAATTTTATTTCGTAAGATTGGTCTGAGTATGAAACCCTACTTGCTTTTAG GAAAACGAGGAGTTTATGATGGTACAATAGAAAACATGCACCTCCATTGGAAATACCGAGAGTTGGTAAAGATACTTGTGAAAAGAGAAAGTTTGGCCCAAGTGAAGCATATTGCAATTTCGTTGGAGGCCGAGAGTGGTGGGGTGCTAGTATCTTTAGATAAAACTACAAAAGGCTATGCTATTATAATCTATCGAGGAAAAAACTACTTGCGTCCTCTTGAAATGAGGCCAAAGAATTTATTGACAAAAAGGCAGGCATTAGCTCGATCAGTTGAACTTCAGAGATCTGAG GCACTGAAGCATCACATCTCAGACTTACAGGAAAAAATTGAGCTAATGAAATCAGAGCTG GAAGAAATGAAAGCTGGGAATGAGGTTGGTGCCGTAAATACTCCATACTCAAGGTTGAATGAAGCTCTACTTTCTGATGAGGATATTGAAGAG ACTGGGAAGATGAATATATGGAATCATATGGCAGCggcaatgatgatgatgatgataagcAAAAGGAAAGACCAGTTTAGTAGTTACTCGACCAGATCGGAGCCTGGAGTACCAGCTACTGCAGATTTTTTAATAAAGGCAAATGCTTTAACATTCCAGCTTCTAAGCCAGGGAAAGATCATATATAGAAATGGATTATCATTGGATGTTGCATTCTAA